A genomic stretch from Arachis stenosperma cultivar V10309 chromosome 3, arast.V10309.gnm1.PFL2, whole genome shotgun sequence includes:
- the LOC130967250 gene encoding chlorophyll a-b binding protein CP24 10B, chloroplastic-like translates to MAATTCCAVLNGLGSSFLCGGKVGDVSAVSPTRLVVAAAAILPQRSHGSCCQSWWLASDYGFDPLGLGKDPAFPQMQCHCSFLLWFSFGDTIASHGWVERRVEWATPWSRTAENFANATGDQGYPGGKFLIDPLGLAGKIEDGDYVAHRKKLERLKLVEIKHASYAAQGKTPLGALGL, encoded by the exons ATGGCAGCTACAACATGCTGTGCTGTGTTAAACGGGTTGGGATCTTCCTTCTTATGTGGAGGCAAGGTTGGTGATGTTTCCGCCGTTAGTCCCACAAGACTTGTTGTGGCAGCAGCTGCTATACTGCCCCAAAGAAGTCATGGATCCTGCTGTCAAAGCTGGTG GCTTGCGAGTGACTACGGTTTTGATCCACTAGGCCTAGGCAAAGATCCAGCATTTCCTCAGATG CAATGTCATTGCTCCTTTCTCCTTTGGTTCTCTTTTGGGGACACAATTGCTTCTCATGGTTGGGTTGAGAGACGGGTGGAATGGGCCACACCGTGGTCAAGAACTGCCGAGAACTTTGCCAACGCCACCGGGGATCAGGGCTACCCCGGTGGGAAGTTCTTAATTGACCCTTTGGGATTAGCTGGCAAAATCGAGGATGGAGATTACGTTGCACACAGAAAGAAGCTAGAGAGGCTGAAATTGGTTGAGATTAAGCATGCTAGCTATGCTGCACAAGGGAAAACACCCCTTGGTGCCCTTGGCTTGTAA
- the LOC130965238 gene encoding chaperone protein dnaJ 20, chloroplastic-like, whose translation MDALLLSSFQCLPWLSSTKQQRQYSHMHLSCRATKVECESNFYKVLSVSPKSATMDEIKRAYRSMALQYHPDVCHDPSMKEESNRMFVQLNAAYETLSNPMLRQQYDSQLGLSVSHDYSETSLRSFWEEEQHQVVVELKTRSRRRMEQKANRMRTPTRGKDRN comes from the coding sequence ATGGATGCTTTGTTGTTGAGCTCATTTCAGTGCCTTCCATGGCTCTCATCAACCAAGCAGCAAAGGCAGTATTCTCATATGCATCTTTCATGCAGAGCCACAAAGGTGGAGTGTGAGAGCAACTTCTACAAGGTTCTGAGTGTTAGTCCAAAGAGTGCAACCATGGATGAGATCAAGAGAGCTTATAGATCCATGGCGCTTCAGTACCATCCAGATGTGTGCCATGATCCTTCCATGAAGGAGGAGTCTAATAGGATGTTTGTGCAGTTGAATGCTGCTTATGAGACCTTGTCCAACCCCATGCTTAGACAACAGTATGATAGTCAATTAGGTTTGAGTGTCAGCCATGATTATTCTGaaacaagtttgaggagctttTGGGAGGAGGAGCAACACCAAGTGGTTGTTGAATTGAAGACAAGGTCGAGGAGACGCATGGAGCAAAAGGCCAACAGAATGAGGACACCAACCAGAGGAAAAGACAGGAACTGA
- the LOC130965315 gene encoding non-specific lipid transfer protein GPI-anchored 31-like — MASHSPTRFRFSLIVLCALFILGANGASPSHSHNAAPAPAVDCSSLVLTMADCLSFVTNGSTTTKPEGNCCSGLKSVLKTAPQCLCEAFKSSAQFGVVLNVTKALALPAACKVSAPSASNCGLSETPAAAPGLSPQSPAVSPSSGSSAAPASSTLTPSEASSPTPAPSAGSSASSLFPISAGSLFLCILLAAFSGF; from the exons ATGGCATCACACTCACCAACCCGTTTCCGTTTCTCTCTCATTGTTCTCTGTGCACTCTTCATCTTGGGAGCTAACGGAGCCTCACCGTCCCACTCGCACAACGCTGCCCCAGCCCCCGCCGTGGATTGCTCCTCCCTGGTTCTAACCATGGCGGATTGCTTGTCCTTCGTCACCAATggcagcaccaccaccaagccGGAAGGTAACTGCTGCTCCGGGCTCAAATCGGTTCTGAAAACGGCGCCTCAGTGTCTGTGTGAAGCCTTCAAGAGCAGCGCTCAGTTCGGCGTCGTTCTCAATGTCACCAAGGCCCTCGCTCTCCCCGCTGCATGCAAAGTCTCCGCCCCTTCCGCTTCCAACTGTGGAT TGTCTGAAACACCTGCCGCCGCTCCTG GGCTCTCTCCACAATCTCCTGCAGTATCTCCATCATCTGGTTCTTCTGCAGCTCCAGCTAGTTCAACCCTCACTCCAAGTGAGGCATCATCTCCAACACCAGCACCATCAGCTGGAAGCTCAGCATCATCACTCTTCCCGATTTCAGCTGGATCCTTGTTTCTTTGCATCTTGCTAGCAGCATTCTCAGGCTTTTAA
- the LOC130970171 gene encoding uncharacterized protein LOC130970171, with protein MHFICTLFQCPSMAMASTFSLTNTTITPFLSPTSPPKISSFRFSNSRSLPLPTLSTASSSPTTISHAPNDYKDAPIELRYPAFPSVLDINQIRNILPHRFPFLLVDRVIEYNPGVSAVAIKNVTINDNFFPGHFPERPIMPGVLMVEAMAQVGGLVMLQPEVGGSRENFFFAGIDKVRFRRPVIAGDTLVMRMTLIKLQKRFGIAKMEGKAYVGGEVVCEGEFLMATGSGGE; from the exons ATGCATTTCATTTGCACTCTCTTTCAGTGCCCATCAATGGCAATGGCCTCTACTTTCTCCCTCACCAACACCACCATCACACCTTTCCTCTCTCCCACTTCTCCGCCTAAGATCTCTTCCTTCCGCTTTTCCAATTCCAGATCACTCCCCCTCCCTACTCTCTCCACCGCCTCTTCTTCTCCCACTACTATTTCACATGCTCCAAATGACTACAAAGACGCCCCTATTGAATTAA GGTACCCTGCATTTCCATCCGTCTTGGACATCAATCAGATTCGTAACATTCTCCCACACAG GTTTCCATTCCTTCTAGTGGATAGAGTTATTGAGTACAACCCTGGAGTTTCAGCCGTCGCCATCAAGAATGTAACCATCAACGATAACTTCTTCCCTGGACATTTTCCTGAAAGGCCTATCATGCCTGGTGTCCTTATGGTTGAG GCAATGGCACAAGTTGGCGGATTGGTCATGCTGCAACCCGAGGTGGGAGGCTCTCGCGAGAATTTCTTCTTTGCCGGAATAGATAAGGTGCGATTTAGGAGGCCGGTGATTGCAGGAGACACTTTGGTTATGAGAATGACACTCATCAAACTGCAAAAGCGATTTGGAATAGCAAAGATGGAAGGGAAGGCCTatgttggaggtgaagttgtcTGTGAGGGTGAGTTCTTGATGGCTACTGGCTCTGGTGGCGAATAG
- the LOC130965237 gene encoding uncharacterized protein LOC130965237, whose product MMNMMSQKTKSSRKMVRRGFMCHSQASTAVCMSTHDNRSVVVPRRPDRSVSLDDSKLINPSKYSKLSESRRFRPVPLIKQRGEDHVQVMNQPRELHKPPTENVFQVVVMRVAIHCQGCAGKVKKHLSKMEGVTSISIDIESKRVTVMGHISPVGVLESISKVKKAELWTPSTSSS is encoded by the exons ATGATGAACATGATGAGTCAGAAAACCAAAAGCAGTAGGAAAATGGTGAGAAGGGGTTTCATGTGCCATTCTCAGGCATCAACAGCAGTGTGCATGAGCACACATGATAATCGATCCGTGGTTGTGCCTAGAAGGCCTGATAGAAGTGTTTCTCTTGATGATTCCAAGTTGATCAACCCTTCCAAGTACTCCAAACTCAGTGAGTCTCGCAGGTTCAGACCAGTTCCATTGATCAAGCAGAGAGGAGAGGACCATGTTCAAGTCATGAATCAGCCAAGGGAACTTCATAAACCACCAACAGAAAATGTCTTTCAG GTGGTTGTGATGAGGGTTGCAATTCACTGTCAAGGATGTGCTGGAAAAGTGAAAAAACATCTCTCCAAGATGGAAG GAGTCACATCAATCAGTATAGATATAGAGTCCAAGAGGGTGACAGTGATGGGTCACATATCTCCAGTTGGAGTTCTTGAGAGCATTTCAAAGGTGAAAAAGGCAGAGTTATGGACACCTTCCACCTCTTCTTCCTAA